A section of the Trichomycterus rosablanca isolate fTriRos1 chromosome 6, fTriRos1.hap1, whole genome shotgun sequence genome encodes:
- the epha2a gene encoding ephrin type-A receptor 2a has protein sequence MDYQRLHSHFFFFYLFTNCLFILPQAKGHILLDMKASGGELGWLTLPNEEGWEIVQTVVNGSLLYTYSVCNVASDTEQDNWLRTTFIQRPLEASRVSVELRFVVRDCKTFEETTLSCRETFGLYISETNTDVGTNFRKGQFRKIATVAPDEVTANKDGGRASVRVNVEARSIGPLSKKGFYLAFQDIGACVALLGVRVFYTTCPSTRRNLATFPEQVTSTALTEVEGTCVKDAVTISQTPPRMYCTAEGEWVVPVGQCLCRAGYQAVGQSCQACEEGFYKNSDSNKPCQACPENTQKSGTGALKCPCLEGFYRAPTDSSSAPCSGPPGPPEDLTSNPLLTVGSVQLMWRPPANTGGRKDVTYNVLCERCNGALCVPCGGRVRFEPTPSALSEPEVTVSELEPHINYTFTVEALNGVSQFSRQKSVISITTVLHFTDPPKVTSIRAVDRTASSLSLSWAVDLNSRSHLAPQYELMYRIKDDQEDQDVTTYTVLRLEKNTVQIKDLLPGTKYVFRVQTLTPDGHPSSQSAEHEFETLPLAESQTQGSSMIVMGAIAGGGVMLLIVVVILFLHKRRLNSHVRQRTGGDYFSCPDKLQPLKTYVDPHTYEDPCTAVLKFASEIHPNHITKQKVIGAGEFGEVYRGVLKLPGRSEVAVAVKTLKPGYSEKQRQEFLSEASIMGQFSHQNIIRLEGVVTKFKHAMIVTEYMENGALDQYLRDHDEELSSYQLVGMLSGIAAGMKYLSDMNYVHRDLAARNILVNSNLECKVSDFGLSRVLEDYPEGTYTTTGGKIPIRWTAPEAIAYRKFTSGSDVWSFGIVMWEVMAFGERPYWDMSNHEVMKAIHEGFRLPAPMDCPSAIYQLMLQCWMQERSKRPRFLDIVNVLDKLLHNPESLTAIANIDLRVSIRLPSTSGNDGGPFRSVDEWLESIKMGQYEEAFSHAGITTIEQVLHLKTDDIRKIGVRLPGHQKRMSYSILGLQEPTVGQMGVFAV, from the exons ATGGATTACCAACGTCTTCACAGtcactttttcttcttttatttatttactaactgcttatttattttacctCAAGCCAAGGGAC atattttgcTTGATATGAAGGCATCTGGGGGAGAGTTGGGCTGGCTGACACTACCAAATGAAGAAGGG TGGGAGATAGTCCAGACGGTGGTGAATGGCTCCCttctatacacatacagtgtatgcaATGTAGCCAGTGATACAGAACAAGACAATTGGCTTCGTACTACCTTTATCCAGCGCCCTCTCGAGGCTTCACGCGTTTCTGTGGAACTACGTTTTGTCGTCCGCGACTGCAAAACTTTTGAAGAAACAACTCTTTCTTGTCGTGAAACGTTTGGCCTATACATATCTGAAACCAACACAGATGTTGGCACCAATTTCAGGAAGGGTCAGTTTCGCAAGATTGCAACAGTGGCTCCTGACGAGGTAACTGCAAACAAGGATGGTGGACGAGCATCTGTGAGGGTGAATGTGGAGGCCCGCAGCATCGGGCCCCTTTCCAAAAAAGGTTTCTACCTGGCTTTCCAAGACATCGGTGCATGCGTTGCTCTGCTGGGTGTGAGGGTGTTTTACACTACATGTCCATCCACAAGACGCAATCTGGCCACTTTTCCCGAGCAAGTGACTTCAACAGCCCTCACTGAGGTGGAGGGAACCTGTGTGAAGGACGCAGTTACTATCAGCCAGACGCCTCCTCGGATGTACTGCACTGCTGAGGGAGAGTGGGTTGTGCCTGTCGGACAGTGCCTATGCAGAGCTGGCTACCAGGCCGTAGGACAAAGTTGCCAAG CATGTGAAGAAGGTTTCTACAAGAACTCTGATTCCAACAAGCCCTGTCAAGCCTGTCCAGAAAACACCCAGAAATCAGGGACTGGTGCACTTAAATGTCCTTGTCTGGAAGGTTTCTACAGAGCACCTACGGATTCCAGCTCTGCTCCATGTTCTG GTCCACCTGGTCCCCCAGAAGACCTCACATCCAATCCCCTGCTCACTGTTGGGAGCGTACAACTGATGTGGAGACCGCCAGCTAACACGGGTGGGAGAAAGGATGTCACCTACAATGTGCTTTGCGAGCGCTGTAATGGTGCCCTGTGTGTGCCATGTGGAGGAAGAGTGCGCTTTGAGCCAACACCATCAGCACTGAGTGAACCCGAGGTTACTGTGAGCGAGCTGGAGCCTCATATCAATTACACATTCACAGTGGAAGCCCTGAACGGAGTGTCCCAGTTTAGCCGTCAGAAATCTGTCATTAGCATTACCACCGTGCTACATTTCACAG ACCCTCCTAAAGTAACATCCATCAGAGCAGTGGATCGTACCGCTAGTAGTCTTTCTCTATCCTGGGCTGTGGATCTCAACTCACGGTCCCATCTTGCTCCACAGTATGAGCTTATGTACCGCATCAAG GATGATCAGGAAGATCAAGATGTCACTACATACACCGTTCTTAGGCTGGAGAAGAACACGGTTCAGATCAAAGACCTCTTACCTGGCACTAAATATGTGTTTCGTGTCCAGACACTAACACCAGATGGTCATCCAAGCAGCCAGAGTGCAGAACATGAGTTTGAGACACTGCCATTAG CTGAATCACAGACACAGGGCAGTTCTATGATTGTAATGGGAGCCATCGCTGGAGGTGGAGTCATGTTGCTGATCGTGGTGGTCATTTTATTCCTACACAAAAG GAGACTGAATTCGCATGTCCGGCAGAGAACAGGCGGGGACTACTTCTCTTGCCCAG ATAAACTGCAGCCTCTGAAGACTTATGTGGATCCACACACCTATGAGGACCCCTGCACTGCTGTCCTTAAGTTTGCCAGCGAAATTCATCCCAATCATATTACCAAGCAAAAAGTCATTGGAGCag GAGAGTTTGGTGAGGTGTACCGCGGTGTGCTGAAGCTGCCGGGACGCAGTGAGGTTGCTGTTGcggtaaaaacactaaaaccagGCTACAGCGAAAAGCAGAGGCAGGAATTCCTGAGTGAGGCCAGCATCATGGGCCAGTTCTCCCACCAGAACATCATACGCCTGGAGGGGGTCGTCACAAAGT TCAAACATGCCATGATTGTTACCGAGTATATGGAAAATGGAGCCCTGGATCAGTACTTGAGG GACCATGATGAAGAGTTGTCCTCATACCAGTTAGTGGGCATGCTTAGTGGCATCGCAGCAGGAATGAAGTATCTCTCAGATATGAACTACGTGCACAGAGATCTCGCTGCCCGCAACATCTTGGTGAACAGCAACCTGGAGTGCAAAGTGTCAGACTTTGGCCTGTCTCGCGTCCTAGAGGACTATCCCGAGGGCACATACACTACCACT GGGGGAAAGATTCCTATTCGCTGGACAGCACCAGAGGCCATAGCTTACAGGAAGTTTACCTCAGGCAGTGACGTGTGGagttttggaatagtcatgtgGGAGGTGATGGCATTTGGAGAGAGACCATACTGGGATATGAGCAATCATGAG GTGATGAAAGCTATACATGAAGGCTTCCGGCTGCCGGCACCAATGGACTGCCCGTCTGCTATCTACCAGCTGATGCTACAGTGCTGGATGCAGGAGCGTTCCAAACGCCCACGCTTCCTTGATATTGTCAATGTCCTGGACAAACTTTTGCACAATCCTGAATCTCTCACAGCCATCGCCAACATAGACTTACG AGTGTCCATTCGCCTGCCTAGCACAAGTGGAAATGACGGAGGCCCATTCAGATCTGTTGATGAATGGTTGGAGTCTATCAAGATGGGCCAGTATGAAGAAGCTTTTTCCCATGCTGGAAtcaccaccatagagcaggtgcTGCACTTGAAAACTGA CGATATCAGAAAGATTGGGGTGAGGTTGCCAGGTCACCAGAAAAGAATGTCCTACAGCATTTTGGGACTGCAGGAGCCCACTGTGGGTCAGAtgggtgtgtttgcagtgtga